The Pan troglodytes isolate AG18354 chromosome 19, NHGRI_mPanTro3-v2.0_pri, whole genome shotgun sequence region CTGAGGGTGGAGTGGGACCAGGACTCCCATGGGCTCTCCACACAGGCCACAGGGGCAAAGCCAGTGGCATTAGGGCCCTGTTTTGGGTACAGGCATGTACAGATGCAAAACCGTTTACAGCAAAAGGAGCGCTCTGGGGGCAGGCTATACAATGCCTTTGGGATCCCTTGACCAGTTGTGGGACAGCTTTCAGCCTGGCTCCCACCTTGACCGCATGTGTTATCTGACGCCAGTCATGGAGGAGGAGATTCGGGCTGCCTTTTTACAGCACACACATACATCTACGTGTGGATGGGTACATGGATGAGAGCATCCCTGAGTGAGTGCCGGAAGCCCGCGAGCTGGTCCAGGAAGAGGGGCTGCCCTCCACCCCGCCCTTAACCTCACCCTTGCCCCCTCAGATCCTCCGGAACCATGTGATGGTACGTGTAGGGGGCGGCTGGGACACACTGGGCCATTATCTGGACAAACATGACCCCTGCCGCTGCACATCCCTCTGTGAGTCCCCTGAGGGTCCTCTCCCTGTGGGGTTGGTTGAAGAGGCCTAGCTCTGGgttgggaggctggaggcagaggtgggaggtaTGTCTGATCTCCAGGAGGGGAGCGGTAGGTGGGGAGGTGTGGGGGAGGCTGGAGGAAGGCAGGCAGTAGTTGGGCACAGTACAGTACTAAATGTCGCCACAAGATGGCGGGCAACACACGCAGAAGCAGCATTTGGCCACGGTGCATTTTAGCAGAGCTTAGGTCTGGCTCTGGGATCCACAGTGTTGGCACCAAGTGTGACTTGGAGGGTCTTTAATTCTTCCATAATCTCCATCAACGCCTCCAGCCACTCCAGATAAGCACATGCTCGAAGGGAAAGTTGTGTACCCGCACTAAAAACATAGCTTTAAATAAATCCCCCAGCTGGGTCCCCTAAGCCCCTCCCATAAAGAAACTCCGGTGTTGCCACTGTAGGTCCCACTGTTTTTAATGTGGGATGCGGGGCATGGGATCACTGGGGGAGGAACAATGGTCCCCATTGGCAGGAACTGAACCCTTCTCTCCTGTCCTTTCTCCGGGGGACTGTTGGTAGCACACAAGCCAGGCAGCTTCCTGAAGCCCCCGGCCCCACCAGTGCAGCATGAAGTAAGGGTACAGGATGGACCCTCACAGACCCAGCCTACAATGACCATCAGCCGCTCACAGAGTCCACCACCCCCTGTGGACTGGAAGACATATACCTCTTCAGACCGAAGGCTGAggccccccaccccatcctccccCAGACCCCGCAGGGAACGGGGAGCAGGGACGGGGGCCTCCAGAGAGATGGCACCATTCCTGAGGTATGGGGAAGAGACAGGGACGGGGCTCTTTTTCCTTTGGAGTGCACATTCTCAGAGGTCACCACACTCCAAGATAAAAGGAGCAGATCCTCAGCAGTGCCTCTACCCCGAGACCACAGGTTTTGGAACCAGAAGCATACCCAGTACCTTTGGGATAATGTGGTTACTTCATATgccttcccatttcacagatgaggaggctgaagcTCAGAAATGGAACAGACTTACTGAAGGTTTCCTACCATTTCATGGTAGAGCAGAGACTAAGACAGAGACTGTGCATTCCCCTCTGTCTCTCCACTGCCCTGCAACTGGTCTGAGGCCATCCCTCGAAGGATCTGAAGTCACCTCAGGCCAGGATCAGGCTTCCTTCTATCTGCTACACAGGGAACAAGGGCGAATAGACTTAGGCAGTGACTGCCATAAGGAGGATTTCTGGGCAGTCACGGAGGAGAGGGAGCATAGGTTTCATTCAGCGTGAAGTCTAGCCCCCTGGGTGTTCTCACTGGGGAAAGACTGTCACTTCCCAAAGCCAGGGACCACACTAGATGACCCTGCCGGCCTGATGAGTCTCCCTTTGCAGCCTTGTGATTCTCCCTTTCAGGTGCCAGGAGAGGTCTCTCATCCCATCTTGGAGGCAGCCGACAGCTGGGGACAGCCCACCCAGCCCCCAGTCCTCATCTACCCAAAAAGGCCGAGACCCACAGTGTACCTTGtcaggaaagagggaggagagatACCCCCCTGAACTCCCCAGGGGAAGGATTCCCACATCTTGGGTTCATGAAGAAACAGACAGCTGGGGAACCGATGCCGGGAACCCCACCCCACAAAGACTCCGAGCCATTGAGGCCACCACCAAAGGGATATCAGCAAGAGGACCATCTCCCCTGCCTCGTTCCTTTGGCCCAGCCGAGTGCCTGGGCCTCAGGCTGCCACTCCGGGATGAGGCCAAGGGTGCGTTCTTTCAGTTCAGGGAGCCAGAGTCTGTCCGTTCTCCAACCCCTGTCCAAGGCCTAACCAAGATCCCCATCCGGCTGCCCCCTGCTCGCCCCCCGACACCAGGAAGGAGCTTTCCTGGTGCTACAAGTGGAAGTCCCAGGACAGAACTTGGGAGAGACCCCATCCCACTAAGGGCCGTCACTGTGGACCTGGCTGGGTCCACGCATGGGGACTGCTCTGTGgaagtgaggcaggaggaccagcAGCTGGACATCCAGGTCATGGCAGAGGCCAGAGAGTCCTGGGACCTGGGCCCACAGGAGCACGAGGGGCGGTACACACCTCTGCCCTTGGGCAGGAACAAGGAGCAGGCCATCTACTGTAGCCTTGAAGAGGAGATTTTGGGCAACATGAAGCTGCTAGAAGTCAGGAGTGCCTGTCTGCAGGGCACAAGGTCTGGGGTCATCCCTCGCAGTGGGGTCTACATCCCCAGGCTGGTTGGGCAGTGGCCTGAGCCTGGGGGTCCTTATGACAAAGTCATCCAAGAACTGGCTCAGGGCCCCCCATCCCTCCTTAAAGTGGACCTGGAAGCCTGGAAGGCAGCCCCGACTGGCTCCCCTAAGCCAGCTGTTACCCCAGGACCGGGAAGCCTCAAAGGGAAGTTGGGAGCCAGACAGAGTGGGCCCAGGACAAAGGCAAGCCTGAGTGCCAAGGGCACCCACATGAGGAAGGTCCCACCTCAGGGAGGGCAGGACTGCTCGGCTTCTACTGTGTCTGCCAGCCCGGAGGCCCCCACACCTTCGCCCTTGGACCCCAACTCTGACAAAGCCAAGGTATGTCTGAGCAAGGGCAGGAGAACTCTCCGAAAGCCCAAGAGGGTCCCGTCCATCTACAAGCTGAAGCTGAGACCCAGGATTCGGCCCCGGAGAGACCACAGGCCTGAGAAGCAGCCTTCACGAATCCCCAAGCCACTGGCCTATGTCTTCCTGGGTCCAGCCAGGCAGCCCCCCAAGGACAGGCTGTTGAGAGCTGTGCTGGGCAGCAAGGGAGGGGAGGCATCCCGGGTGGATGGAGCTTCAgtaggtgaggaggaggaggaaggaaaggaggagaaagagccaGCCGCTCCATTGGAGAGCAGCCCCCAACCTCCAGAGGGCCTGCAACCTCACTGGCTTAATCAAGCTCCACTTCCACCTGAGGAGGAGTCCTGGGTCTGAGGCACATGAACGTGTTGGGTAGGAGGGAAGCAAAAAGGATGGCCATGTATACACTGGATTCACAGCTGCGGGAACAGAAGGGATGTTCCCTCACCTCCACACAGGGCCTTGGGCAGGAGTGGGTCAGAAGACAAATATAGACTCCATCTGCTCATCTGAGCAAAGGGGCAACCCATTGCTCTCACTCCAACTCCAGAGGTAGGCCAGGGGCAGTAGGACCATCCTATATCTCATTACTCTCCCCTAGAACGGCTCACCACACTCCTGGCCTCTGGCCCCTGGCCATGCCCACCTGTTTCCATAACTCCCATAAGTTATTAAATGCATGTGATTCTGCCCTTGAGCCCCCAGcttcttttttcaaatttcagaaacagagtcttgctctgtcacccaggctggagtgcagtggcgctatcatggctcactgcagcctcgaactcccaggcttcaagtgatcctctcacctcagcttcccaagtagctgggactacaggtaggtgccatgacacctggctaattttattttattttattttattttttagagatggggtcttactatgttgtccaggctggcctcaagtgatcctcctgccttggcctcccaaagcactgggattaaagatgtgaaccactgagcccgcctccccctgccccccagctTCTTAAGTCCCTCACTCCAGGACTGTGGTGGTGCGGGGAGGTATAGCTTCAGATGTTATCCCACTGGAGGAGATGGGGACTAGAAGGAAGGAGTTGGTGGTGAGAGAGGCTTCCTCTTTTGAGGCTCAGCCAACCTTGCCAGGCAGCCCCATCTTTCCCGGAAGTGGCTGGTGGGTCAGCACCACGGACAGAGACCAGTCCTGCCCTCAACACACAGGCTCCCACAAGGCACCCTTGCCCAAGATTTCAAAGCTTTGCTCTGGAGTTTGGGACCTGAGATCACTCAGGGACAAGACGGGTGGCTGAAAGTGTTCCTAACACATCTACATCCAAGAAGTTATGACTGAGAGGCTGTAAAGTCTCAGCCTTGAGTGGGAAGGACGAGACGCAGACGGAGAAGCTGGGATTGAGTCCCATTATGGAAATTTTCCAGACAGTGGCAGGGGAGAAGTTCTGCTTCCCTTCTGAATGGTTTGAATTAGCTGGAGGGTTTGGGGTTAGGTGGAAAGGTGATAAATCCCAAACTCTTCACCGGTGGTCTCCCTGTTGACCTGGGCTTTGGGACTGGGGCCCACCTCACCACCTTCACCCTCTTTCCACACGGAGCTCAGCAGGCAAGCCCTGTGGGGACCCCTCCCCTCCTACCATGAGGAATGGAGCCAACACCTTGGTACAGAAACGAGGGAAAACACTCCCTGATTTTTAATCTGACTTCGGGTAACAGCTCAATGGGCGTCACACACACTTCCAGACCCTGTGGTGGGAAACCCTGGGAGGGGGTGGAAGGAGAAGGACAGAGACTCAGAATGGGGGTGGAGGGACCTGAAATCCAAGACCTGGGTTGAGGTGGAGGCGGAagggggcctgtcaggggatacATTCCAATGGCTCCCACAGGGGAGCAGCCAGAGGCCTGggccccacccccccaccccaggtGCCTCAGAGTTGGTGATGGGGCATGTGAGATGCTGCCATCCTTCATCCGCTCCCTCTGGTGAACCAGGGGGCAGGGGTGCAGGAGACTAAAGGGGCAGGCCCTCTTTGTTACCCTCCCAGCCACTCTAAGGTGTGGGGAAGGGGAGCCACCTCCTCTGTGTCAGAGGGAGGCTCACAGAGGGCAGGTCACTTGCCCAAAGTCCTGCAGCACAGCAGGGACTAGAATGCAGGAACACTAGACTGCCCAAGGTCAGGGAGGTTGCTGTGAGGCTGTGCTACCCCCCACTTGGTGGACAGAGTGGGAATCCGCTGGGGAAGCAGAATCATAGATTCCCCCTACAATGGATGTTGGTGATAAATCCCCCATCCACGACCCTTCCCCCAGACTCTGCTCCATCACCACTCTGGGCTACCTGATTTCCTGGTCTATATGCTGCAGCCTTGGCTAGGTTGGCCAAAGCGGAGTTGTCCTCTCTGCCCCTCTTATAACAAGGGACCTTGCTGTCCCCCCACCAGGCCAGGGCTGAGGGCTCAGCCTCAAGGACAGCTTTCTTTGGCCAGGGGAGCAGGGGACAGGGCACCACTTGTCCCTCCCTCCAAGTCCCCCATCAATCCCTCATGCCATTCCTAGAAtcttcattattattgttatttctaaATCGGTACAAAACTGACAGTGATCAGCTCCGGTGACGAGAGGTAGAAACCCGGCCAGGCAGCCGGAGAAAATGGGGTGGAGTGAGTTAGGGTATAGGGCTGACTGGTGTTGGGACAAGAGGGTGTCAGATCCTGAGGGCCTCCATCTGTGGCAGAAGGAAGATGCAGGTGTGTCTCCCCCAAGTACGGGGGTCCCCACCATTCTTTCCCTGGCTCTGTTCTTCCCCAGATTAATCAGGATAGTCTGAGATCTGAGGCAGGCAGAGTCTGGGGTAGTCAGATGGGGTTGAGACGGGGCAACAGAATTTTCACTGGGACAACCTAACCCCCTTCTGGGCACCATCCTGCCCACGACCAGACCCCAGAACCCAACATTCCCCAGTCTGACAGATCAGATTGCAGTATGCAGAAGGGAATAAAGGACTGGAGCCTGGCATCATGAAAAAGAAGCTATCCTTTGGGGGGCTCCCTTTCCacactctgtccaaaaaaaaaaaagaaaaaaagttttaacccAGGGGGTGATCTGGCTTTGGGGTCAGGAAGAGTGAGGGGCACCTGGCAGGGACGGACCATCGAGTTAAGGCTGGAAGGTAGGTTGTTGTGTCTCTGGGGGCTGCTGGGCGGGGAGGTCTCCCTGGAAGCCGGAGAGCTCAACCTTCTCCCCTCACTGATCTGGGACCTCGGTCCCCCGGACCCCTTGATCGTGGTCCTTGGGCCACCCGCATCTCTGCCCTGTGCCGGTGGTGCTGACAGTCAGAAGGCCTGGCCTCACAAAGAAGCTGCCAGGATCTGCGACAAGGGGATGGACGAAATGAGAGCCCTGTGAGCGGAGCTGGGAGGGGACTGGAGGGTAGGTGAGACAGGTAAGTACCAACAGACGCTGGGGTGGGCGGACACGGGAAAGGAAGACACCAGGCAAAGACAGACACATTCTGGAGAAGACAGGTGGGGGCCCGGCCAAGGCGGCACCTCGCCACCCCCAGCCTCCATTGCACGCTCACCCCCATCCCAAAAGGCTGTGGCACCCCCGCGGGTCGGGCCGGGCACTGCACTAAATACAGCACTGAAGGCGGCTGTCCCAGGAAGCCACGGGGGcaaggggcagggctgggcagttACGGAGGGCTCCCTCTCGCGCTCTGCTTCTCACCGGGAGATGCGTGGCTGCAGGGGCCTCAGGCCGGGACCGTCACAGTTCCATTTCCCGCCCGCTCCCCGCCCCAGCCCCACAGTACGGCCCCGCCCTCCGCTCGGCCAGTGCCGGTGCAGCCCGAGGGGCGCGCAGGCGTCACATGATGGCGCAGCGGTTGCGGCGCAGCGCGCCCTGGAAGCGCAGGGCAGCGTGCACGTGCTTGCAACGGGCGCAGCCGACGCTCTTGAGCAGCTCGCTGAAGAGCAGCAGGATGTGCCAGTTGTACTTGGCCGAGCATTCCACGTAGCCGCACTTCCAGGTCTTGCGTACCAGGTGCGACACGTTCCAGCGCGGGATCACGCGTCCGCGCTGCAGGTCCCGCTTGTTGCCCACGATGATGATGGGCGTCTCTGAGGTTCCGATCACCCTGTGGGGCGAGGCAGGCAGCTCAGAACTCTGTCAGCCCCACAACCGCTGTACTCCCAGCAGGGCaggctgtgcctggccaatactaCCACCACCGTAGGTTCTGCTCCAGGCGCAGCCCTAAGCCCTGGAGGTGTTATATTCTCTGATCAGCACAACTGATCTAAAAGATGGGTTctactgttatccccattttacagatgaggacatagGCTTAAATGTTTACTGGCTTCAAGTCATGCAGCTGAGTGGCCCTGGAAGTCTTGTTCCAGAAGTCCCAGTTCTTAACTACTGCACTACTCTAGCCACCCCCACAGCCAGGGTCCCAACATGAGTCGACAGAAATGGGAACAGCACAATGTATGcatgtttgagtgtgtgtgtggaaatcTTAGAACACATATACCTCTATCTGTGTCCCTATACTGTGCCCTTTTCACAGGGACTGGCTAGCACTGGGGCATCCACAGAGGTGGCAATGGACTGTGTTCCAGCCTCTCACCTCGTCTCCAGGATCTGCTGGCGGATGGTCTTGACGTACTCAAAGCTGTCAAAGCAGCAGATGTCGTAGACCAGGATGTAGGCGTGGACACTCCGGAGTCCCCTGCAGCAGGCGTCTGCCCACTCCTGCAATATCCCCAGCCAGTACCAGGGTCAGAGCAGCCATGAGGGCTCCCCTAGCCCCCAGACACCTCCCATCAGAGGGGCAGTGCTctcacctgccactgcacctgaaGCCTTCCATACCCGACCATCCCCAGGAGACCAGGCCCAGGGAGAATGGAGGAGCTGTAGCCTCCCCATTCCCAAGCTAGGATGGAGCAGGTCACATTGTTTGATCTTCAGGGCCACTGCACTGTCTTGTGCACATCTGGAGTTTAGCTCTGCCTTGCTCCATGTCATGCCCTCATCCATCCATCGAGGCCTTTGTTCAACAAgtacatttattaagtacctctAAGAGTCCAGCTCTGAGCTGGGTGTTGGACCTGTTAAAATTCTATCTTCCAAGGTTCAGCTAAAGTGCCACCACCTCCAAGAAGCTTCCTGATTTCCCATCCTTCCTGCAAGCAGGGGACTACTCCCTTCATCTCCTGTGTTCTAACAATCCTTCTATTACACTTTCATTAGAGCTGTTCCATCTCCAGTTCCTCACTTCTGCTGTGAGCTCCTGAGAAGGCCACAGCCAGGCCATCCTCATTTTTATatactccctcttcctccctgagtGTCTAGCACTGTTGGCTCAAAGCAGGTGCTCCTTAATAGCACTACCTGGGCTGGTGAGCTCTCCATGGCCCAAGCCGGGATCAATGCaactcctgcctctgccactgccCTTAGACTGCTACCTGATGTGCCCCTTCTGTATGCTTCTCTCTGCCCTCAGGgttgagaaacagaaaaagattcAGACTGGATGCATAATGGGCTGATGTAGAGTAGGGCCCCTGGGCAGCTCCAGGGAGATGAACTTCCTGAATGTTTGTGGCAACTTCTCAAGGGATTGGGGGGTACAGCTCAAGTTGAAGAGACTCCTAGAAAGGCCAAGTACACTAAAGAGAAGTTTCCTTAACAGATTCATTAGTCAACATGCCAGCTGCAAGAGCGGTTTCAGGCAGCCAGTGTGT contains the following coding sequences:
- the GAS2L2 gene encoding GAS2-like protein 2 → MSQPAGGRRKPRTLGPPVCSIRPFKSSEQYLEAMKEDLAEWLRDLYGLDIDAANFLQVLETGLVLCRHANVVTDAALAFLAEAPAQAQKIPMPQVGVSYNGAAQPGTFQARDNVSNFIQWCRKEMGIQEVLMFETEDLVLRKNVKNVVLCLLELGRRAWRFGVAAPTLVQLEEEIEEEVRRELALPPPDPSPPAPPRRQPCHFRNLDQMVQNLVSHCTCPVQFSMVKVSEGKYRVGDSNTLIFIRILRNHVMVRVGGGWDTLGHYLDKHDPCRCTSLSHKPGSFLKPPAPPVQHEVRVQDGPSQTQPTMTISRSQSPPPPVDWKTYTSSDRRLRPPTPSSPRPRRERGAGTGASREMAPFLRCQERSLIPSWRQPTAGDSPPSPQSSSTQKGRDPQCTLSGKREERYPPELPRGRIPTSWVHEETDSWGTDAGNPTPQRLRAIEATTKGISARGPSPLPRSFGPAECLGLRLPLRDEAKGAFFQFREPESVRSPTPVQGLTKIPIRLPPARPPTPGRSFPGATSGSPRTELGRDPIPLRAVTVDLAGSTHGDCSVEVRQEDQQLDIQVMAEARESWDLGPQEHEGRYTPLPLGRNKEQAIYCSLEEEILGNMKLLEVRSACLQGTRSGVIPRSGVYIPRLVGQWPEPGGPYDKVIQELAQGPPSLLKVDLEAWKAAPTGSPKPAVTPGPGSLKGKLGARQSGPRTKASLSAKGTHMRKVPPQGGQDCSASTVSASPEAPTPSPLDPNSDKAKVCLSKGRRTLRKPKRVPSIYKLKLRPRIRPRRDHRPEKQPSRIPKPLAYVFLGPARQPPKDRLLRAVLGSKGGEASRVDGASVGEEEEEGKEEKEPAAPLESSPQPPEGLQPHWLNQAPLPPEEESWV
- the RASL10B gene encoding ras-like protein family member 10B isoform X3, whose protein sequence is MVSTYRVAVLGARGVGKSAIVRQFLYNEFSEVCVPTTARRLYLPAVVMNGHVHDLQILDFPPISAFPVNTLQEWADACCRGLRSVHAYILVYDICCFDSFEYVKTIRQQILETRVIGTSETPIIIVGNKRDLQRGRVIPRWNVSHLVRKTWKCGYVECSAKYNWHILLLFSELLKSVGCARCKHVHAALRFQGALRRNRCAIM
- the RASL10B gene encoding ras-like protein family member 10B isoform X1, with translation MCRSMAPVEKSRWRPQRAQGKQRQQWLVLTVAEPPAPGICSPGEPQTAARTRWRSGAGGMVSTYRVAVLGARGVGKSAIVRQFLYNEFSEVCVPTTARRLYLPAVVMNGHVHDLQILDFPPISAFPVNTLQEWADACCRGLRSVHAYILVYDICCFDSFEYVKTIRQQILETRVIGTSETPIIIVGNKRDLQRGRVIPRWNVSHLVRKTWKCGYVECSAKYNWHILLLFSELLKSVGCARCKHVHAALRFQGALRRNRCAIM